In Sphaerospermopsis torques-reginae ITEP-024, the genomic window ACAAACTCAAATCAAAATACAAATCACCCTTCAAAAATGCCAAAGCGGAGTATTTAGCATTAGGTTTCTGTGCAGAAGTTAAATAAGCTTCTACAATTTCTTGAGTCAATCTTTCCGATTTAGCAAACAGAAAACTTTGCAAAAAATTATTCACAGCAACTTCATTTTCTGCACCCAAACCATAAATTAAATTATCCAAAAAAGGTGTATTAATCACAGAAAGCGGTAATCTTCTACCAGCACCTTGTCCAAAATCATCAAACCCCGAAGGTGAAACTAAATACAATGCTTTAAATATTTCCGGTTGAGAAATAGCTAAACGAATAATAAAAGCAGCAGTTAAAGAAGACGCAACCACCGTTACCGGTTGATTACAAGTTTGGTGAATAAATTCACTAATAGTAGTCAAATAATCTTGAATTTGATAATCTTTAACTGGATGATCTGACTCTCCCCAACCAATTAAATCAGGTGCTAAAATACGGTATTCATTAGCAAAAGCTGGATAAACCTTAGACCATTCACAAGCAGATGCACCACCACCAAAATTATGTAAAAATAACAAAGGTGGTAATTTCTCAACTTCATAAAACTGCCAAGGTTCACCAATTTGGGTATAATAAACCATATTACCCAAAGATGTCTTAATTAATTTCTGACCAAAACCAGGAGGTTGAAATTTCAGCATATAATATATAAGTTATGAATTAGGAATATTATCTTTATTTAAATGTACAATTTGATTGAGATTATCACCACTAATATTGTAAGCTGCACCAAAACCAATCACAAAACGTCCTTGCGTGGGAGTGAGTTGAAAAATTCTAAAATCAGCTAAACCACGTAACACTTCAATAATTTCTCCAAAGCGTTCTTGAAATTGATCAACAATTTGATTCCATTGATCAGTTTCTCTTTCAATTAAAGTAGCTGTACAATCAAAATTCAAGCGACGACGGGCAAAAATATTAGGACTTTTAGCTTCATCTTCAATAAATAAAACACTCACATAAGGATGAGATTGAATATTAACAGTATGGGTGGATAAACCACTCACATAAATATAAATGTTTTTAAATTCATCCATGACAAAAGGAGTATAACTAGCGTTGGGGATTCCTTTTTCGTTTGCTGTACTAATCATAATACTGGCAACTTCTTGAGGAAATTTCTCATACTCTGCTTGGATTTTTGCCAATTGACTCATAACCCATAAATCCATAATTAGCTGTTAATATACTATTATAATATAAAATTGCCGCAATTATCAAAAAACACTCCTCAACCATTAGCAATCACTATGAATGAAAACAATCATCATCAATCTAAGTTATGTAGACTCATTCAAACCCTCACCTATTTTGAGGTATTCCCTGCACTGAACTGGGTACAAAATATATTTGCAAAAAATCGTTCTCAACCAATTCAAAATCAACCAAAAGGGGGTAATTTTATGGGTGTAATTTTAGTAGCTGGTGCAACTGGTGGAGTTGGTAAACGAGTCGTACAAAGATTATTAGCGCAAGGTGAAAAAGTGCGTTGTTTAGTCAGAGATATTGATAAAGCGCGGTCAATTCTTGGTAATGAAGTTGACTTAGTAGTGGGAGATATTACCAAACCGGAAACTTTGAATGATTTGGTAATGAGTAATATTCAAGGTGTGGTTTGTTGTACAGCAGTGCGAGTTCAACCAGTAGAAGGAGACACACCTGATAGAGCAAAATATAACCAAGGTGTGAAATTTTATCAACCAGAAATAGTAGGAGACACCCCAGAAAATGTAGAATATAGAGGAGTAAAAAATTTAGTAGAAGCTGCTAGAAGATATTTACCAAACACGGGAGAAAAAACTATCTTTGATTTTACCCAATCATCAGAGGAATTAACAGCACAATTAAAAAATATTTGGGGTGCTTTGGATGATGTTGTCATGGGTGGTGTCAGTTCTAGCAATTTTAGCATTTTAGAAAAAACCGCTTTATTTGCTGGTAATGTTTCTACTGCAAACTCAGGAGGTTTTGCATCTGTAAGAACCAAAAATTTTGCACCTGCAATTAATTTATCAGGTTTTACCGGGGTGAGATTGAGAGTTAAAGGTGATGGACAACGTTATAAAATATTTTTGAGAACTGAAAATACTTGGGATGGAGTGGGTTACAGTTATTCCTTTGATACTGTAGCTAATACATGGATAGATGTTAATATCCCTTTTGTGAATTTAACACCTGTTTTTAGAGCGAAAACTGTTAAAGATTGTCCTGAAATTGATCAAAGTAAAATTTGTTCTTTTCAATTAATGTTGAGCAAATTTGAATATGACGGTGCTTTAAATCCTCAATTTAGTCCTGGTGGTTTTGCATTAGAAATAGAATCTCTCAAAGCTTATGGTGGTGCAGGTTTATCACAATTTATTTTAGTTAGTTCTGCGGGTGTAACTCGTCCTGGAAGACCAGGAATTAATTTAGAGGAAGAACCCCCAGCAGTGAGATTAAATGACCAATTAGGAGGAATTTTAACCTGGAAATTAAAAGGAGAAGATAGTTTAAGATCAAGTGGAATACCATATACAATTATTCGACCTTGTGCGTTAACAGAAGAAGCGGGAGGTAAAGAATTAATAGTTGAACAAGGTGATAATATTCGGGGAAAAATTAGCCGTAATGATGTAGCAGAAATTTGTGTGCAATCGTTAAAAAAACCAAAAGCAAAAAATATCACTTTTGAAGTCAAACAAGGAGAAAATAACGTTAACTCTATCAACTGGGAACAATTATTTTCTCAATTGCAACGTGATCCAGTTAAGATAATCTAAATTTAGAATTATCTGCGTTTATCTCATCTGCGTTCATCTCCGTTCATCTGCGTTTAATTATTCATTCCTTTCCCTGAAAAAAAATACCATAGATACCCAAATTTTAAAACCGAATTTTAAAATAAATTGGGTATCTGTGTATTTGGGAGCATCCCAATTTTGAAAAAATAAACTTGTCCACTGCAAAATCTCTCTAAAACTTTCTTTCCTTCGTGTCCTTCGTCCCTTAGTGGTTCGTTTATTTCATGTCTTGGCCTCAATAAAAAAATAAACTTACACATTTGGGATGCTTCCGTGTATTTCACCTTCAAAATCAAAATTAATGCAATATTAGAAATGTCAAAAAAATTGTTTTTTACAGTAATAGCTGGAATTTTAGCCATTATTTTGTGGAGTAGTGTTTTTTCTCATCCTGCAACATCACAACAAGTAGAATTTAGAGTTTATAACCTAGAATCTAACTTGCGACGTTTAGAATTGCGGTTAAACCAAATAGAATTATCATTGCGTCAAAATCCTCAAATTCCATCTTCGAGAATTTCTCAAAATCCTGTCCAACCGCAAATTGATCAACGGAATTTATCACAATCTGACAGGGATAAAATGTTTGAGAGATTATCAACTTTAGTAGTGGAATTAAAGCAACAGGTTAATGATTTAGAGAAGCGGGTTATAAAATTGGAGACTGGGAAGTAGTGAAAATGTCTGAATTAGGATTTTTGATCTGTGATACAGAAATTGTAGGCAATATGTATTCTATGTTGTCAGCGAAGAATAAGGAGTAATTTGATTTAAAATTTCTCCTAAACTTCTTTTTGCTTCCATAATTTCATAAGCATTTTGCAATCTTAAAAAATATCCTTCCGAAAGTCTAAAATAGCGACAAAGACGCAAATCTATATCCGCAGTCATGGGAAGTTTACCTGTAATAATTTCTTGAATAGTAGGATGAGGTAAACCTAAATTATCAGCTAAAATATTTTCGCTGATTTCTAATTCATCTAAAAATTCATACTTTAAAATTTCACCAGCATGAGGATTATGCAGTAAGTTATTTTCCATGAGATTTTCTCCTAATGGTAATCCACTATTTCTACATTATAAACATTTCTATTTTCCCAAATGAAACAGATCCGCCATTGCTTTGTAAGACGGATACTGTATTGTCCTATTCTATCACCAGAAAGAGCTTCTAAGCGATTTCCTAGAGGAATACGAAGATCATCTAAATTAGTTGATGCTTCCAATTGTCGCAATTTGCGTAAGGCGCGTTCTTGGATCTCTACTGGTAATTTTCGTGAAATTACCCCCTGCCATATTTTTTCTGTTTCTTTACAAGCAAAGGAAACAATCATTACTTTTAATTATTTTGTTTCTGTGATGTATAGTTTTTTATTATACCTCTTCCCTTATTATAATGTATTAAAATATGATTCAAATATTATACTTCCCTCTATCTAAATATGAGCATTTACCCTGATTTCCAAGCACAAGGTTATCAAGTTATTAAAGAACTAGGGCGTAACAGAGAAGGTGGCAGAATTACTTGGTTAGTAACAAATATTAACACAGGGCAACAAGAAGTAATAAAACAGTTTTGTTTTGCTCAAGCAGGTTCTAACTGGTCAAGTTTTGCAGCACACGAACGAGAAATACAGGTACTAACAGGACTCAAACATCCGGGAATTCCTTGTTATTTAAATTCCTTTCCTACATCTGATGGTTTTTGTCTAGTTCAACAATATATTGATGCTTCCACTTTAGCAGAACCTCGGAGTTTTTCACCAGAAGAAATCAAACAAATTGCTGTTAAAGTTTTAGAAATTCTTGTATATTTACAAAATCGTATTCCGTCGGTAATTCATCGAGATATCAAACCAGAAAATATATTAGTAGATGAACACATCAATGTTTATTTAATTGATTTTGGCTTTGCACGTATTGGTAGTCAAGAAGTGGCTGGAAGTAGTGTATTTAAAGGAACTCCTGGTTTTATTCCACCTGAGCAAATGTTTAAGCCAACAGAGGCTACAGATTTGTATGCTTTGGGTGCAACTTTGATTTGCTTATTGACAGGAATTAAGTCAACAGAAATAGATAAATTACAAGATGAAGATGATCCTTATTTACTTAAATTTCGTCATCTTTTACCCCGATTGAGTTTACGGTTTTTGGATTGGTTGGAAAAGATGGTACAACCGAAACAAAAAGACAGGTTTTCTAATGCAGAATTAGCTTTACAAGCACTCAAACCACTTGATGTCATCCGTATTCCAATAGTTACTATAAGTCAAACATTACTAGAATTTAAAGCACAGAAGTTAGGGGAAAAAATAAACCAACTCATTACAATTAAAAACTCTGTACCAGATACTTTATTAGAAGGTAGATGGGAAGTTGCACCTCATCCTAGTGATCCTCCTCATACTCCAGATTCTCATGCTTGGATTTCGGTTCAACCTGCCAAGTTCAAGCGTAATAATATTGATTTTCGTATTCAAATTGATACTAAGAATTTAATGGCACAGAAAAATTATAAACGTCAACTGATACTATACAGTAATTCCTATCCAGAGAGTCATATTTTAACAGTGAAGGTACAGACAGAAGATTTACCTATTGAGAAAAGGAAGATAAATTATCGGGATTTAATTGGGTTGCTTATAGCGGCTGTCATCTCATTTACAGCTATGATTTGTAGTATACCTTATTTAACAATAGAGTCTTTTCTTCTTAGCCTGACGTGTGGCTTCTGGCTTTTTCTTTCGTTTTTTCTTGTGTATCGAGAGAATCGAAAGGTGGGATATTTGGCTGTGGTTTGGGCGGTGGCTGTGGTTATGGCTGTGGGATATTTGGCTGTAGTTTGGGCGGTGGCGGGGGCTGTGATTGGTGCTGTGATTGGGGCTGTAGACTCATTTACAATTGTACTGATGCTACTTTTATTAGGTTTTGGAATTACTGTAGGAACGGGAATAATAATAGGCTTTCTGAATCCATTTATTTTGTTAGCACTAACCGGAACAGGTTTACCTGCACTTTCCATGCTGCTTTATCCACCTCTAAAAAGACGTAAGTTAATTGCTAAATATCGTCAGTCTGAGGAATCTTTAATCAAACCGTGAAAATATCTGAATCAGGATATCCAGGATTTAAGGATTTTCAGGATAAGAACACGGATAAACGCAGATTGTCTGAATCAGGATGTCCAGGATTTAAGGATTTTCAGGATGAGGACATTAAATAATTTTGTCTGAATCAGGATGTCCAGGATTTAAGGATTTTCAGGATATGATTGATTAAGTATCAATTATTCCTGAAGTTCACAACTAATCATTAATTATATCACCAAAAATAATCCTCTACATCACAATATTATTGAATTTCTAAAATTATGATACCCACAAATAACCCCATCCTGTACATCCTTAAATCCTGGATATCCTGATTCAGACAAAATATATTGACAAACACAACCATAATTAATTAACATTACAATATTATTGAATTTCTAAAATTATGATACCCACAAATAACCCCATCCTGTACATCCTTAAATCCTGGATATCCTGAGTCATACAAAATATATTGACAAACACAACCATAATTAATTAACATTTGAATTGATGTAACAACAAATATTTGACTCTCCTATCCATTTTTAGTCCTAATTAATTATCACCATGCCTTACAGTGATTTTACACTTAAAAAAGTCCGCCAAGATTTAGCAATTACCATCCATGAAGGTGGAAGATTTTTCCCAGACATTCCTCCTGTAGCACCTGATGATTTATTACGTCAAGAACTAGAAGAAGGTGTACCTTTGGTACTCGCAAGAGGTAGCGAAAAAGCCCGTTCTGAATGGATTATTAGCCCTGTATTAACAGCAGTGAGAAGATTATTAAATCGTCAAGTAAGCCTTTTTTCTGGAGAAGATTTTACTGTAGATACCAACATGGGACTTAATGGTATTTGTGATTTTCTGATTAGTCAATCACCCACCCAATTAGAAATTCAAGCTCCAGTTATTATCATTATAGAAGCAAAAAAAGAAAATCTGAATGGTGGTTTAGGTCAGTGTATTGCAGAAATGGTAGCTGCTCAAAAATTTAATGCTGCTAATAGTATAGATATTTCTACTATTTTTGGTTCTGTCACCAGTGGCACAGCTTGGAAATTTTTGAAATTAGAAGGTAATTTAGTCACTATTGATATTACCGAATATCCCTTACCACCAGTTGAGCCAATTTTAGGATTTTTGCTGTGGATGTTAAGTAGTCATGCAAAATAAATTCTCCATCTCTTGATTTATATATCTTTTACATTTATTCAGCATCCCCCAAGTATTAAATAAGCAAGTATTAAAAATGCCCAGATTTTTTTCCAAATAGGCAAAATCTAGGCAATAATAAATATTGATTTTCTAGAACCCAAGCCGATGATGGGATTTGAACCCACGGCCTGCTGATTACGAATCAGCTGCACTACCACTGTGCTACATCGGCATAAACCATCCAAAATTATAGCATAATTCTTAAAAAAATGGTAGATCCAAATCTCAAAAATCGCTTAAAAGCCGAAATGGCCTCACCCTATCGGGGTTTAAGGCAGTTTATCTATATTGGCGTTGGTGCTTCTGGTTTTATCGGTGCATTTGTATTTTTCTTTCAAATACTTGCTGGTATAAATATTGACAGTAGCTTACTTAACTTTGCACTGCAGGCAGGAATAGTTGCCCTCATGGTATTTCTGTGGAGATGGGAACAGCGACGCTCCAAAGAGGTAGGAGTCAGGAGTCAGAAGTCAGGAGTTCAAGGAGTCAGGAGTCAGGAGTCAGGAGAAGAAATTAGGAAGAAAAGTTTTCGGCGAATATAATAGAGCCTCCGGTCCCGTTAGGGATACGCTACTACACAAACAAAGTCCACTAGTGGACTAACGAAAAACTAGGGATTTCAAACCTGCGTAGGCAGGTTTTGTCTGTGTAGATGTGATTTCTAATCACCCAAGTTGGACTTTTCAAACATCCTCTGAGACAGATCCCTGACTTCTTGGAAAAGTCAAGGATCTGGGTATTGGGTTTGATTGAATTTGTTGAAGTTACTGTGCTGTCACCAAATAAGCAGAAGAAATTGGTTGCGCCCTACCAATAGCCACAAGTGATTGATAAACAAAAGCAGCAATTTCCGCCCTAGTTGCCTGACGATTAGGATCAAGTTGTTGCACCGTCGGATAATTCACTACTAATTGTCTCACAGTAGCAGCAGCTACAGGTCCAATGGCATAATTGGGAATTTGAGCAGCATCAGTATAAACGCTGACAATATTGTTATTGTTAGCAGTGAAATTCAACCCGTTGGCTAAAGCCACTAAAGCCTGAACTCTAGGAATTTGTTGCTGTGGTTTAAAAGTTCCATCAGGATACCCTGCTACAAATTGACTTTGGTACGCAGCTTGAATTGCATTATAAGCCCAAAAATTGCTTTGCACATCCTTAAACTGAATAGCTGGACGTTTAACAGGAGGTGTCAAAGCTTTATTGATAATAGTCGCAAATTGGGCGCGAGTGACAGGTTCATTAGGTTTAAAAGTGCCATCGGGAAAACCTGCAATAATATTTTGGGCAGCTAAAGCTTCAATATAAGCTTTTGCCCAATAACCTGTTGGCACATCTTTAAATGCTGTAGCACCTGTACTACCAGTACCACCACTGGGGGGAGTAACAGTTGCAGCTACAAAATCTACTGCGCCCGTAATGCGTTTTTGATCAATATCATTGCCAATAGCAACAATGCGATTACCTCTAGTGGAATTATTTAAGTCGTGACGCGTGTTATTCCGAATCAGATTACCACCAGGACTGTCATTAGTACCAAGGTTAGGAAGAGCATTGATAGTGGCAACAATACCATCCCGCTTATTGTTCTGAATAAAATTCTTACGCAGTATGGGTTTGGCAGATTCAGAGATAAACAGACCATCTTGGTTTTTAATAATTTGGTTTCCTTCTACCAAAGGTGTAGAATTTCCACCAATAGCCAAACCAAAACCAGTATCTTCAAAGGTGTTATTTCTAATTTCACCTTGAGCAGAACGGGCTAAAGAAATCCCATTACCTCCATTTTTGAAAAAGATGTTATTTTCAATTTTGGGATTTCCTGTACCTGTAACAAAAACCCCTTCTCTGACACTGTTGGTAAAAGTATTGTTTTTGATAGTGGGATTGCTTGATTCTACCCAAACAGCAGTACCTCGTTGATTGGGATTAGTCACAGTTAAGCCAGCAATAGTGGTATTATTTTCTGCGAGGATTGTGACATCCTGTCTAGCAAAAGTACGACTGGTGTAAAACCCACCACCTGTAATTATTGTTCCTTGACCTTTGGCAGATTCATTACCTATAAGTGTCACTCCTGGTTTGAGTATTAAAGGAAAACTTTCCCCAGTGTCCTTACTATAGTTACCAGGAGCAAGTTGAATCACTGTGTTTGCTTGCGCTTGGGAAAGAGCAAAGGTAATGGTTTTGTAAGGTGTTGCTGCGCTCACACCAGCACCGGCAAGATCTTGACCAGTTACCGGATTAACATAAATGACTGTAGCACTGGCAGGAATTTGGGCAATCAAACTTTGAGCAGAACCAGCGTTTACCTGACTGGGTAGCAATGTTGAACTACCAGCAATAACTAACAAAGCAGTCAAACTGCTTCCTAAAGATAAACGAGAGATGTTAAAACCCTTAGATTTCATATTTTAGATGTACTTGCTTACGGTACTTTTAATACAGTCTAAAGTAACAGCGTCGAACTGTAAAACCCATGCAAAAATATACAGGATGATCAACAGTGATTCTGGGTAAAGTTGGGAATCGGATACGATCTATATTGGGTATTGAACAAATTATTTTTTCTTAGGATAGGTCGAATTACGTTGCTTAGGTATTTCTCCTCGCAATTGTAATCTACCATTAGTAATAATTCGTAACATTTCCTGAAGATCCTGTTCGATATTTTCTAGAACATTATCGGCATATTGATCAGCACCATCTTCAATTTCTTGAGCTTGAGCGATCGCATTTTGGCGCATTTCCTCTAACTCTTGCATACAAGCACGTTTTTTGCGCTCAATTTCTGCCAGAGTATCTTGCATCATTGCGTCACACTCTTGCTGTACTTTTCGACGCAGTTGTTCAGTTTCCCTTTCTGCTTGTCTGATAATATCGCTATCAGCCAGAATTTGCGCTCTTTTAGCCTGTGCTGCTTCTACCACCTGCTGTCCGTACTCCTCCGCTTCCAGCATGATTTCCTCCTTGTTTTGAAGGAGTTCTGCTGCTTCCTGAAACACCGACGGTAAAGAAACACGCACAAAATCAAGCTGTTCTAGAACCTTGTCTTCATCTATCAGCGTGCGTCCAGTCAGAGGAATTTGCAAACCAGCAAGAATCATATCCTCTAAACGGTTAAGTTCTTGGAGAATATCTACACCTCCTTGTCCAATGGGGTTTTCTTGAGGTGGGACATTTTTTCCGTTGTGGTTGGGTTCAGGTTTGGAGAGTTTTGGTTGTAGCATTGG contains:
- a CDS encoding HugZ family protein codes for the protein MSQLAKIQAEYEKFPQEVASIMISTANEKGIPNASYTPFVMDEFKNIYIYVSGLSTHTVNIQSHPYVSVLFIEDEAKSPNIFARRRLNFDCTATLIERETDQWNQIVDQFQERFGEIIEVLRGLADFRIFQLTPTQGRFVIGFGAAYNISGDNLNQIVHLNKDNIPNS
- a CDS encoding DUF1565 domain-containing protein translates to MKSKGFNISRLSLGSSLTALLVIAGSSTLLPSQVNAGSAQSLIAQIPASATVIYVNPVTGQDLAGAGVSAATPYKTITFALSQAQANTVIQLAPGNYSKDTGESFPLILKPGVTLIGNESAKGQGTIITGGGFYTSRTFARQDVTILAENNTTIAGLTVTNPNQRGTAVWVESSNPTIKNNTFTNSVREGVFVTGTGNPKIENNIFFKNGGNGISLARSAQGEIRNNTFEDTGFGLAIGGNSTPLVEGNQIIKNQDGLFISESAKPILRKNFIQNNKRDGIVATINALPNLGTNDSPGGNLIRNNTRHDLNNSTRGNRIVAIGNDIDQKRITGAVDFVAATVTPPSGGTGSTGATAFKDVPTGYWAKAYIEALAAQNIIAGFPDGTFKPNEPVTRAQFATIINKALTPPVKRPAIQFKDVQSNFWAYNAIQAAYQSQFVAGYPDGTFKPQQQIPRVQALVALANGLNFTANNNNIVSVYTDAAQIPNYAIGPVAAATVRQLVVNYPTVQQLDPNRQATRAEIAAFVYQSLVAIGRAQPISSAYLVTAQ
- a CDS encoding CIA30 family protein, which produces MNENNHHQSKLCRLIQTLTYFEVFPALNWVQNIFAKNRSQPIQNQPKGGNFMGVILVAGATGGVGKRVVQRLLAQGEKVRCLVRDIDKARSILGNEVDLVVGDITKPETLNDLVMSNIQGVVCCTAVRVQPVEGDTPDRAKYNQGVKFYQPEIVGDTPENVEYRGVKNLVEAARRYLPNTGEKTIFDFTQSSEELTAQLKNIWGALDDVVMGGVSSSNFSILEKTALFAGNVSTANSGGFASVRTKNFAPAINLSGFTGVRLRVKGDGQRYKIFLRTENTWDGVGYSYSFDTVANTWIDVNIPFVNLTPVFRAKTVKDCPEIDQSKICSFQLMLSKFEYDGALNPQFSPGGFALEIESLKAYGGAGLSQFILVSSAGVTRPGRPGINLEEEPPAVRLNDQLGGILTWKLKGEDSLRSSGIPYTIIRPCALTEEAGGKELIVEQGDNIRGKISRNDVAEICVQSLKKPKAKNITFEVKQGENNVNSINWEQLFSQLQRDPVKII
- a CDS encoding type II toxin-antitoxin system RelE/ParE family toxin; its protein translation is MIVSFACKETEKIWQGVISRKLPVEIQERALRKLRQLEASTNLDDLRIPLGNRLEALSGDRIGQYSIRLTKQWRICFIWENRNVYNVEIVDYH
- a CDS encoding DivIVA domain-containing protein; this encodes MLQPKLSKPEPNHNGKNVPPQENPIGQGGVDILQELNRLEDMILAGLQIPLTGRTLIDEDKVLEQLDFVRVSLPSVFQEAAELLQNKEEIMLEAEEYGQQVVEAAQAKRAQILADSDIIRQAERETEQLRRKVQQECDAMMQDTLAEIERKKRACMQELEEMRQNAIAQAQEIEDGADQYADNVLENIEQDLQEMLRIITNGRLQLRGEIPKQRNSTYPKKK
- a CDS encoding serine/threonine protein kinase — its product is MSIYPDFQAQGYQVIKELGRNREGGRITWLVTNINTGQQEVIKQFCFAQAGSNWSSFAAHEREIQVLTGLKHPGIPCYLNSFPTSDGFCLVQQYIDASTLAEPRSFSPEEIKQIAVKVLEILVYLQNRIPSVIHRDIKPENILVDEHINVYLIDFGFARIGSQEVAGSSVFKGTPGFIPPEQMFKPTEATDLYALGATLICLLTGIKSTEIDKLQDEDDPYLLKFRHLLPRLSLRFLDWLEKMVQPKQKDRFSNAELALQALKPLDVIRIPIVTISQTLLEFKAQKLGEKINQLITIKNSVPDTLLEGRWEVAPHPSDPPHTPDSHAWISVQPAKFKRNNIDFRIQIDTKNLMAQKNYKRQLILYSNSYPESHILTVKVQTEDLPIEKRKINYRDLIGLLIAAVISFTAMICSIPYLTIESFLLSLTCGFWLFLSFFLVYRENRKVGYLAVVWAVAVVMAVGYLAVVWAVAGAVIGAVIGAVDSFTIVLMLLLLGFGITVGTGIIIGFLNPFILLALTGTGLPALSMLLYPPLKRRKLIAKYRQSEESLIKP
- a CDS encoding HigA family addiction module antitoxin; the encoded protein is MENNLLHNPHAGEILKYEFLDELEISENILADNLGLPHPTIQEIITGKLPMTADIDLRLCRYFRLSEGYFLRLQNAYEIMEAKRSLGEILNQITPYSSLTT
- a CDS encoding alpha/beta fold hydrolase; this encodes MLKFQPPGFGQKLIKTSLGNMVYYTQIGEPWQFYEVEKLPPLLFLHNFGGGASACEWSKVYPAFANEYRILAPDLIGWGESDHPVKDYQIQDYLTTISEFIHQTCNQPVTVVASSLTAAFIIRLAISQPEIFKALYLVSPSGFDDFGQGAGRRLPLSVINTPFLDNLIYGLGAENEVAVNNFLQSFLFAKSERLTQEIVEAYLTSAQKPNAKYSALAFLKGDLYFDLSLYIQQLQVPTVFFWGEEAQFTNINLGRRLASLNKGAIRDFQAIADTGILPHLEIPGVFVGLLYKYLD